A segment of the Nitrospira sp. genome:
TACCTTGCAACCAATCATAGGAGATAAACATGAGAGCTATCAACTACGCATGGGCGATCGGACTGGCTCTGATTTTTGGGCTCGGCGCCGGATCTTCAGCTTCCGCGAGAACCGTTGAGGCCGGAGACTCCAGTTCGAGTTGGAGCGGAACCGGCGAGTTCATCGAGCTTGGCAACGGAGATCAGGTCGTCAATGGGATGGTGAAAGGAATGCTGATCTCTCGTCACAAAGACGGAGGTAAGATGATCGTTCATTCCTCCAAGCTGGCTTGCCCTGTGCGTGTGAATCTCAACCGACAGAAAGACACTCAGGCCATCGAAGGACTCTGCACGATCGTGGCGCATGAGGGCAAGGATGTCGGGTATGGTCACTGGAAGTGCGCTGGGAATTTAAAAGAATGTACGGGTGATTTCACGTTTACGGGCGGTTCCGGTGGATTCACCGGTATGTCGGGAACCACTCCGTTCCAGACCAATATCGTCTTTGAAATGCAGGAAGGGAAAAATGGCCAAGCCATCGGGTACGCGGTCTGGCCGAATCTCACGTACATGCTGCCGTAAGTCATTATTCCATTTTCCGGCATGCGCCGACCGTTCGGCTGCGTGTCGGAAAGTCGGCAAATCGCCTTCATCTCTCCCCTAAACTCCCGCTCGGTTCTTGGAAGTATCTTCGCCGTTATCTCCACAACTTGAACGGTGCCGGCCTGTTCAATGAGTTCTGGAATGTATGTTGCCAGATGGAAGTAGGTGAACCCTTAACAAGGGAGGTCGATCATGGCGACAGCAAGATTATTGGAAAAAATCGAAAGAGCGCGAGCGCCCCGCTGACTCCATACATTGTTTCAGGTGCAGGGGACTGATGATCGTTGAAGAATCTTTCGACTCAATCGCCGGAGCAGCCCATGGCGATTTTCTGGTAAGACGGTGTGTGCAGTGTGGTGAAGTTGTCGATCCGGTTATTTTGCAGAATCGCCGATTGCAGCTCGGGAATGATCCGAATCAAACCATAAAGTGACAAATTACAGCATGCTGAAGATCACTTAACAACGAGGCGCATCATCCCGGGTGAGCGTAAAACGCACCACGCTCCAATCGAATGCTGAGCAACAACGAGAGTTTGTGTTCCTTCGACGTACGCAGCCGAGGGGAGTAGGAGGTTGATGTGATTCGTTAGTGGCGTATCGTACTGCGACGAATGGGAGTATGAGTAGGGGCACAATACAAGATCAAGTCCCAAAGACTGACTCATGCTCAACTAAACGTTGAGCCCGTTCATTCTCCTCGGCTCTCAGAAGGGAGAGCATCAGCTTCTTATCGGCAAGAAGCTCCAGCGTCTCAAGCTCCTCAGGAGACAGGAGAACAGCCGAGGCCGCCCCATTTCGAGTGATGATGACTCACCCTCGTTCTGGGCGAGAGCTTTTATCGGTGTCGGTCGAGCGCCGTTTGTTCCCCCGCCAGACGCTCAAACATCGCGGCGCTGATGTCAGGACTGCTTGGCCAATGGCCGCGCGTTCTGCCTTCGTGCGTGTGATAGGTCTGCAACTGGTCAGGGTCAGGTTGCACAACCTTCCCACCCTGCACAAACAGCAAGCCAATCTTTTCAGTCGGCATGCGCGTCACAAAGGCCTCGGCCTCGTTGAGAACTTCCCGCAGGCGGATCATGGTTGCGGCAGGATCGATACGTGGGTCGCTATCGAGGCGGCGGAAATCGGCCTCGGTGTATCGGGCAAGACGGCGAATCTCGCCGATGATGCCTTCCGGTGTGAATCCGATGTCTTTCCCGGCAGCGGCCCAGATGACCGCGCCAAGCGGGAGAATCCGTTCATGCACGGTTAACAAATCGACGACATCACGCGGTTCCCGGCGTCCATAGGCGGCGGCGACTTTATTGGTCGAGAGGTCAACGGGGTGCAAGACATACCCGAAGGTATCATCGCGCATAGAGGGGAAAAACCGGAACTCGCTATCAACTACCCATTCAAGCTTTGTCGTTGCCTGTTCCCGCGCCACGAGTACGGTGTAGATGGTTGGATCGCGCCTGATCCATTGCAGGGTATACCCATGCTGCTCCAGCACGGCGACATCAGTGTGCGCGGCCCGAGCCACCCGGTCTTCACGGTCGTGAAACACATCAATGTCGCCAGAAAAACGCGGGGCGTTGACATTGAGCGGCGTACTTCCGGCAATATAGCTTTCGGGGTCGCGGTGCGCGGCGATCAGGCGCAGAATGTCGGACTGGATTTTAGTGAGGGGCACGGCGGCAGGCCTTTTCAATCTGTTCCGCCAAGCGCCGCGCCTCAAGGTTGCCTTCAACACGCAAACTGTGCGTGATTGCCAGCGCATCGGCGGGGGTTGGTTCCGGGACGGCCCTGCTGCTCCATAACGCCCGTGCGCCAAACTTCTCAAAGGCGCGGTGGTACAGCGTGGCGTAGTCCTCTGGCGGGTCTGGCGTCTCGTTGATCATAGGATGTGCTTACCATGTCTGCATGCTGAATGCCAGCATTCGGCCCTGCTGCTCTTTCCAAGCCCTCCCGTGTTTCACGATGGGTAAGTTATGAAACGGCACTGGAAGCCGTTTAAACACTGCCTCTTGGCTGTTTCATAAGTCTGTTTCACGTCAACAGGGCGTAGCGCCGTGATCACCATGAAGACGGATTTGACAGGCCCGACAGGAAACTGATAATACGAAAATAGTTTCTATGGTACCCATGGTCTCTTATGTCGATTCGAAATCCTAAGCAGCAAGAACCATCAGTCGATCAAGCCGGTGTTCGACGAGTGGTCGCTGTAGCACGCCGCCAATTCCTCGCCCACGGCTTTCGCTCCGTGAGCATGGATGACCTCGCTGCCGAATTGGGTATGAGCAAGAAGACCCTCTATGTGTCCTTTCCAAGCAAGGATGCGCTGATTGAGACTGTATTAAAGGACAAATTCAGGGAAGTAGAGGCGGATCTCGGGCAGTTGGCAAGAGAGCAAGCTGCTGATGTCGAGACGGCACTTCATCAATTCCTCAGCTGCCTGCAACGGCACACTGCAGAGATTCAGCCGGCATTCGTCAGAGACATTGGGCGCGAGACTCCGGAACTATTTCAGCTGGTCGAGCAGAAGCGTCGTGAGCTCATCCGACGCTACTTCGGTGGGCTGTTCGAAGACGGGAAGAAAGCCGGCATGATTCGGAGTGATATCCCGACCCACCTCATCATCGAGATTCTATTGGGGGCAGTCCAGGCCATCATGAATCCACCCAAACTAATGGAGCTTGGTCTCACTGTGGAGCAGGGCTATTCGTCCGTCATTCGTCTTGTTCTAGAAGGTGCACTGGTTCCCAAAGAGAAGGTGTGACCTGATGGAATATTGTCGCCCGATTCGACGCCAGTTTCTCTCT
Coding sequences within it:
- a CDS encoding type II toxin-antitoxin system Phd/YefM family antitoxin is translated as MITRNGAASAVLLSPEELETLELLADKKLMLSLLRAEENERAQRLVEHESVFGT
- a CDS encoding TetR/AcrR family transcriptional regulator is translated as MSIRNPKQQEPSVDQAGVRRVVAVARRQFLAHGFRSVSMDDLAAELGMSKKTLYVSFPSKDALIETVLKDKFREVEADLGQLAREQAADVETALHQFLSCLQRHTAEIQPAFVRDIGRETPELFQLVEQKRRELIRRYFGGLFEDGKKAGMIRSDIPTHLIIEILLGAVQAIMNPPKLMELGLTVEQGYSSVIRLVLEGALVPKEKV